From a single Coffea eugenioides isolate CCC68of unplaced genomic scaffold, Ceug_1.0 ScVebR1_2000;HRSCAF=2947, whole genome shotgun sequence genomic region:
- the LOC113756123 gene encoding acidic endochitinase-like — protein sequence MALSLQPLFLAITFLLMASLIGSSEAVRISTYWGQDATEGSLKELCTEGTVRYVKAPVQYVNIAFLRNIGGGRTPELSLRHCNSTTCPLLSSEIELCQSLGIQVLISLAGAPNLSSTAEAYEVASYIWDNFLGGSSSSRPLGEAVLNGVDYHIHSGKPDFLDDLARALSGYNTPENKQVYLAAGPECLLPDRWLDASIRTGLFDYVWVEFFDNPTCQYTPDNLIALFQSWNEWASYPGVNALFLGIPVSPEVAPDGGYIPYEVLVSVVLPFVETYVNFGGIMLWPYRHHHPHPHYSEKFRVQSYAAI from the coding sequence TCCTTGCAACCGCTCTTCTTAGCAATAACGTTCCTGTTGATGGCATCTCTGATCGGGTCCTCCGAAGCTGTTCGAATTTCCACCTATTGGGGCCAAGACGCTACCGAAGGAAGCCTGAAGGAGTTATGCACTGAAGGTACTGTTCGCTACGTGAAAGCTCCTGTTCAGTACGTGAATATTGCCTTTCTGAGAAATATTGGTGGTGGCCGAACACCTGAATTGAGTTTAAGGCATTGTAATTCGACCACTTGCCCCTTACTAAGTTCGGAGATAGAACTTTGCCAGAGCCTAGGCATCCAAGTGTTAATTTCTCTTGCTGGAGCTCCGAACCTTTCTTCCACCGCTGAAGCTTACGAAGTGGCATCCTATATCTGGGACAATTTCTTAGGTGGCAGTTCAAGCTCTCGTCCATTAGGCGAAGCTGTTTTAAATGGTGTAGACTATCATATCCACTCTGGAAAGCCAGATTTCTTGGATGATCTTGCTCGGGCACTGTCGGGATACAACACACCAGAAAATAAGCAGGTGTACTTAGCTGCTGGACCCGAATGTCTTCTGCCTGACCGTTGGCTTGACGCTTCTATCAGAACTGGCCTTTTTGATTACGTGTGGGTGGAATTTTTCGACAATCCAACTTGTCAGTATACCCCAGACAATCTCATTGCCCTCTTCCAGAGTTGGAACGAGTGGGCTTCGTATCCAGGCGTTAATGCACTATTCCTGGGAATTCCTGTATCCCCAGAGGTCGCACCTGACGGCGGTTACATCCCATATGAGGTGCTAGTTAGCGTGGTTCTTCCCTTTGTGGAGACCTATGTCAACTTTGGAGGGATCATGCTTTGGCCCTACCGTCATCATCACCCACACCCACATTACAGTGAGAAATTCAGGGTGCAGTCCTATGCTGCTATCTAA